The DNA window AACTCTTTATCTTTTAGAAAATAATATAGACTTTGATAATTTAAAAGAGATAGAAAAGATATTAAATACTGTAAATTTAGATATGCAAGGAGATAAATTTTATCTAAATAGTGTTGATGTAACTACAAAGATAAGAGAAAAAAGAATAAATGAAAATGTATCAAAAGTTGCGAGTATCAAGATAGTTAGAAGTAATTTAGTAGATTTACAAAGAAAAGTCAGCAATAATAAAAATGTTATCTTAGATGGTAGAGATGTTGGAACTGTCATATTTCCTAATGCACAAGTGAAAATATTTTTAATAGCTAGTTCTGAGGAAAGAGCAAGAAGAAGATATAATGAATTTCTTGAAAAGAAAACTGAAATAACTTATGAAGAAGTTTTAAAATCTATAAAAGAAAGAGACCATATAGATAGCACAAGAGATGAAAGTCCATTTGTTAAAGCTGATGATGCTATTGAATTGGATAGCACAAATTTAACAATAGATGATGTAGTTAATTTTATATCAAAAGAAATTGAAAAAGTTAAATAAAAATTTACAAATAATGAGGGAAATTTATGTATAATTTATTAAGAAAAATAGCTTTAACCTTATATAAACCTTTTATGAAAGAGAAGATGAAAACTTTTATAGATAAAAGGTTAAGTCAAGATTTTTCAGATTTAAAAGATGAAGAATATATTTGGATACATTGTTCATCAGTTGGGGAAGTTAATCTATCAGAAGATTTAGTTAAAAAATTCTATTCAATTTCTAGGAAGAATATATTGATTTCAGTTTTCACTGATACAGGTTATGAAAATGCTATAAAAAAATATTCTGATAAGAAAAAGATAAAAGTTATATATTTTCCAATAGATGATAAAAAGAAAATCAATGAAATTTTGAATAAA is part of the Fusobacterium nucleatum genome and encodes:
- the cmk gene encoding (d)CMP kinase; its protein translation is MNNIIVAIDGPAGSGKSTIAKIIAKKFNFTYIDTGAMYRMITLYLLENNIDFDNLKEIEKILNTVNLDMQGDKFYLNSVDVTTKIREKRINENVSKVASIKIVRSNLVDLQRKVSNNKNVILDGRDVGTVIFPNAQVKIFLIASSEERARRRYNEFLEKKTEITYEEVLKSIKERDHIDSTRDESPFVKADDAIELDSTNLTIDDVVNFISKEIEKVK